From the Pectobacterium carotovorum genome, one window contains:
- the cyoE gene encoding heme o synthase, with translation MIKQYLQVTKPGIIFGNLISVIGGFLLAAQGRIDYPLFLATLVGVSLVVASGCVFNNVIDRDIDKKMERTKNRVLVKGLISLKVTLVYASLLGIAGFALLYIAANPLAMWLAVMGFAVYVGVYSLYMKRHSVYGTLIGSLSGAAPPVIGYCAVSNQFDAGALILLLIFSLWQMPHSYAIAIFRFKDYQAANIPVLPVVKGISVAKNHITLYIVAFAVATLMLSLGGYAGYKYLVVAAAVSVWWLGMALSGYKNAIDDRVWARKLFVFSIVAITSLSVMMSVDSMAPAHEVLLTYLR, from the coding sequence ATGATTAAGCAATACCTGCAAGTTACTAAACCAGGAATTATTTTCGGAAATCTGATTTCCGTTATCGGTGGATTTCTCCTTGCGGCCCAAGGCCGCATTGATTATCCCTTGTTTCTCGCCACCCTTGTGGGTGTGTCGTTAGTCGTTGCATCTGGCTGCGTGTTTAACAACGTCATTGACCGCGACATCGACAAGAAAATGGAGAGAACCAAAAATCGGGTTCTGGTAAAGGGACTGATTTCGCTGAAGGTAACGCTGGTTTACGCATCGCTGTTAGGTATTGCGGGCTTTGCTCTGCTGTACATCGCGGCTAACCCGCTGGCCATGTGGCTGGCGGTGATGGGCTTCGCCGTGTATGTCGGTGTATACAGCCTGTATATGAAACGGCATTCTGTTTATGGCACGCTCATTGGCAGCCTGTCCGGCGCGGCACCACCGGTTATCGGTTACTGCGCCGTCAGCAACCAGTTCGATGCTGGCGCGTTGATTCTGCTGCTGATCTTTAGCCTGTGGCAAATGCCGCATTCATACGCGATTGCGATTTTCCGCTTCAAGGATTATCAGGCAGCCAACATCCCGGTACTGCCCGTGGTGAAAGGTATCTCCGTTGCGAAAAACCACATTACGCTGTATATCGTGGCGTTTGCGGTCGCAACATTGATGCTGTCTCTCGGCGGTTATGCGGGCTACAAATATCTGGTCGTTGCCGCAGCAGTTAGCGTTTGGTGGCTGGGTATGGCGCTGTCAGGCTATAAAAATGCGATTGATGACCGCGTATGGGCAAGAAAGCTGTTTGTTTTCTCCATCGTCGCGATTACCTCACTGAGCGTGATGATGTCTGTGGATTCAATGGCGCCAGCGCATGAAGTTCTGCTGACCTACCTGCGTTAA
- the yajL gene encoding protein deglycase YajL, producing the protein MTASALVCLAPGSEETEAVTTIDLLVRAGIQVTLASVASDGNLEIVCSRGVRLLADAPLATVADRPFDVLVLPGGLQGAECFRDSPILVECIRQAHLEGKIVAAMCATPALVLEYHQLFPVGNMTGYPAFKDKIAPEKWMEKRVVYDPRVNLLTTQGPGTSMDFALKIIDLLLGKEKAAEVAAQLILPPGIHNYRD; encoded by the coding sequence ATGACCGCATCGGCACTGGTGTGTCTGGCACCTGGTAGTGAAGAAACTGAAGCCGTCACGACCATCGATTTGCTTGTCCGGGCGGGTATTCAGGTCACGCTTGCCAGCGTAGCCAGCGATGGCAATCTGGAAATCGTCTGCTCACGCGGGGTAAGGCTGCTGGCGGATGCACCACTGGCTACCGTTGCCGATCGGCCTTTCGATGTGCTGGTGTTACCGGGTGGCCTGCAAGGTGCAGAGTGCTTCCGTGATAGCCCAATACTGGTGGAATGCATTCGACAAGCGCATCTGGAAGGGAAAATTGTCGCCGCGATGTGTGCAACGCCTGCGCTGGTGCTGGAATATCATCAGCTGTTCCCCGTCGGAAACATGACGGGCTATCCTGCGTTTAAGGATAAGATTGCGCCAGAAAAATGGATGGAAAAGCGCGTCGTCTACGATCCACGCGTGAACCTGTTAACCACGCAGGGGCCGGGCACCAGCATGGATTTCGCGCTGAAGATCATTGATTTGCTGCTGGGAAAAGAAAAAGCCGCCGAAGTCGCCGCACAGCTCATCCTGCCACCGGGAATTCATAACTATCGCGATTAG
- a CDS encoding YajQ family cyclic di-GMP-binding protein, producing MPSFDIVSEIDMQEVRNAVENATRELSTRWDFRNVPASFELNEKSQSIKATSESDFQVQQLIDIMREKLLKRGIEGGALEVPEEFEHSGKTYSVEAKLKQGIETTQAKKIVKLIKDSKLKVQAQIQGEQVRVTGKSRDDLQGVMALIRGGNLGQPFQFTNFRD from the coding sequence ATGCCATCTTTCGATATTGTTTCGGAAATTGATATGCAGGAAGTCCGTAACGCGGTGGAAAACGCCACGCGTGAACTGAGCACCCGCTGGGATTTTCGCAATGTTCCGGCCAGCTTTGAACTGAATGAGAAATCGCAAAGCATTAAAGCGACCAGCGAGTCTGATTTTCAGGTACAGCAACTGATTGATATTATGCGCGAGAAATTGCTGAAGCGCGGGATTGAAGGCGGTGCGTTAGAGGTTCCAGAAGAGTTCGAGCACAGTGGTAAAACGTACAGCGTGGAAGCCAAGTTGAAGCAGGGCATTGAAACCACGCAAGCGAAGAAAATCGTCAAGCTGATTAAAGACAGCAAACTGAAAGTGCAGGCGCAGATTCAGGGTGAACAGGTTCGCGTTACTGGGAAATCACGTGATGATTTGCAGGGCGTGATGGCGTTGATTCGCGGCGGAAATCTGGGGCAGCCGTTCCAGTTTACCAACTTCCGCGATTGA
- a CDS encoding cytochrome o ubiquinol oxidase subunit III has product MSTETLTNHNTAHAEHGHHDTGANKVFGFWVYLMSDLIIFGSLFATYAVLVNGTAGGPTGKELFQLPFVLVETFALLFSSITYGMAMIAMNKGNKSQVNAWLGVTFLFGLVFIGMEIYEFHHLIVEGYGPDRSAFLSAFFALVGTHGLHVTGGLIWLVIMMIQVSKRGLTATNKTRLMCLSLFWHFLDVVWICVFTVVYLLGAM; this is encoded by the coding sequence ATGTCAACTGAAACTCTGACTAACCACAATACTGCCCATGCCGAGCATGGGCACCACGACACAGGAGCCAACAAAGTATTCGGCTTCTGGGTCTACCTGATGAGCGACCTGATCATTTTCGGGTCACTGTTCGCAACCTATGCGGTACTGGTTAACGGTACTGCGGGTGGCCCAACCGGGAAAGAGCTTTTCCAACTGCCTTTTGTACTGGTGGAAACGTTCGCGCTGTTGTTCAGTAGTATTACCTACGGCATGGCGATGATCGCCATGAACAAGGGTAACAAATCTCAGGTTAATGCCTGGCTGGGCGTAACGTTCTTGTTCGGTCTGGTGTTTATCGGGATGGAAATCTATGAATTCCATCACCTGATTGTTGAAGGCTATGGCCCGGATCGCAGCGCGTTCCTGTCCGCCTTCTTCGCACTGGTCGGCACCCACGGACTCCACGTAACGGGCGGTCTGATCTGGTTGGTCATCATGATGATTCAGGTGTCCAAACGAGGCCTGACTGCAACCAACAAAACGCGTCTGATGTGTCTGAGCCTGTTCTGGCACTTCCTCGACGTGGTATGGATCTGTGTCTTCACCGTTGTTTATCTGCTGGGGGCGATGTAA
- the xseB gene encoding exodeoxyribonuclease VII small subunit — MPKKTEQPVSFESSLNELEKIVTRLESGELPLDDALNEFEHGIQLARQGQQKLQQAEQRVQILLSDDPNAPLSPFTPDNDAL; from the coding sequence ATGCCTAAGAAGACCGAGCAGCCAGTCAGCTTTGAAAGCTCGCTGAACGAACTGGAAAAAATCGTTACCCGCCTCGAATCAGGTGAACTGCCGCTGGACGATGCGCTAAATGAATTTGAGCATGGCATCCAGCTCGCTCGTCAGGGCCAGCAAAAACTGCAACAGGCGGAACAGCGCGTACAAATCCTGCTGAGCGACGATCCCAATGCCCCGCTGTCACCGTTCACGCCGGATAATGACGCGCTATGA
- a CDS encoding MFS transporter, whose amino-acid sequence MNDNKMTPGELRATWGLGAVFSLRMLGMFMVLPVLTTYGMALQGASEALIGIAIGIYGLMQAIFQIPFGLVSDRIGRKPLIVGGLLIFALGSVIAALSDSIWGIILGRALQGAGAISAAVMALLSDLTREQNRTKAMAFIGVSFGVTFAIAMVVGPIVTHAFGLQALFWGIALLSLAGIVITLTLIPSAPSHILNRESAMVRGSFRKVLGNSRLLKLNIGIMCLHILLMSSFVALPRVMESVGLAPQDHWKVYLVTMLISFVGVVPFIIYAEVKRRMKQVFIGCIVVLIAAEVVLWAAGNHLWQIIIGVQLFFLAFNVMEALLPSLISKESPAGYKGTAMGVYSTTQFIGVAIGGSLGGGLFELYGASAVFMGGAAIAAIWLLVSFTMQEPPYLSSLRIALSDVALQDGELEQKIRTQPGVAEVVIVPDEYSAYVKIDNKKTNRQQLEQLAGQV is encoded by the coding sequence ATGAACGATAATAAAATGACCCCTGGCGAATTACGCGCCACATGGGGCTTGGGAGCCGTTTTTTCACTGCGCATGCTCGGCATGTTCATGGTGTTGCCTGTTCTGACGACTTACGGCATGGCCTTGCAGGGCGCCAGTGAAGCGCTGATCGGTATTGCGATTGGTATTTATGGCCTGATGCAGGCTATTTTCCAGATTCCTTTCGGCCTGGTCTCTGACCGTATCGGTAGAAAGCCTCTGATTGTTGGGGGGCTGCTGATTTTTGCACTCGGCAGCGTTATCGCCGCACTCAGCGACTCCATATGGGGCATTATCCTAGGCCGCGCTTTGCAGGGCGCTGGAGCCATCTCCGCCGCCGTCATGGCGCTGCTTTCCGATCTGACGCGTGAGCAGAACCGAACGAAAGCGATGGCATTTATCGGCGTGAGTTTCGGCGTCACCTTTGCTATCGCGATGGTCGTCGGTCCTATCGTTACCCATGCCTTTGGTTTACAGGCGCTCTTCTGGGGTATCGCCCTTCTGTCACTCGCTGGCATTGTTATTACTCTTACCCTGATTCCTTCCGCACCCTCGCACATCCTGAATCGAGAATCGGCAATGGTACGCGGCAGTTTCCGCAAAGTGCTCGGCAATAGCCGCCTGTTGAAACTGAATATAGGCATTATGTGTCTGCATATTTTATTGATGTCGAGCTTCGTCGCCTTACCCCGCGTCATGGAATCTGTGGGTCTGGCGCCACAGGACCATTGGAAAGTCTATCTGGTCACGATGCTGATCTCTTTTGTCGGCGTTGTGCCTTTCATTATTTATGCTGAAGTGAAAAGGCGAATGAAGCAGGTCTTCATCGGCTGCATCGTTGTGCTGATCGCCGCAGAGGTTGTTTTATGGGCGGCAGGTAACCATCTCTGGCAAATCATCATCGGCGTACAGCTGTTCTTCCTGGCTTTCAACGTGATGGAAGCCCTGTTGCCATCGTTGATTAGCAAGGAATCGCCGGCAGGATATAAAGGTACGGCGATGGGCGTTTACTCCACCACACAGTTTATCGGTGTGGCAATTGGCGGGAGCCTCGGCGGCGGGCTGTTTGAGCTTTATGGCGCGTCTGCCGTATTTATGGGTGGCGCCGCTATTGCAGCCATCTGGCTACTCGTCAGCTTCACCATGCAGGAACCGCCTTATCTCAGCAGCCTGAGAATCGCACTGTCCGATGTAGCATTGCAGGATGGTGAGTTGGAACAGAAAATTCGTACTCAGCCCGGCGTTGCCGAGGTGGTCATCGTGCCGGATGAGTACAGCGCCTATGTGAAGATCGACAACAAAAAGACCAATCGTCAGCAGCTAGAACAATTAGCAGGTCAGGTCTGA
- the panE gene encoding 2-dehydropantoate 2-reductase: MKITVLGCGALGQLWLAALHQQGHDVQGWLRIPQPYCPVNVTMLDGQHCNLNLTANDPEHLAQSELLLVTLKAWQVSDAVTVLLPQLNPYCTILLLHNGMGTREELPSLQQPLVLGITTHAARRDATNVVHVAAGTTHIGTFNGDSSQSHLAEVLHQALPDVAWHTNISATCWLKLAANCVINPLTVKYHCTNGELSAYPELIASLCQEVASVMEREGFHTSRDSLLLYVNQIILNTAANTSSMLQDIIAQRHTEIDYITGYLLHRARLHGLTLPENARLFDYIKQKENDYDRIGTGVSGTW, encoded by the coding sequence ATGAAAATCACCGTTCTTGGCTGTGGCGCGCTGGGCCAGCTTTGGCTCGCCGCGTTGCATCAGCAAGGGCATGATGTCCAGGGATGGCTGCGTATTCCGCAACCATATTGTCCGGTCAATGTCACCATGCTGGATGGTCAGCACTGTAATCTCAACCTGACGGCTAACGATCCCGAACACCTTGCCCAAAGTGAACTGCTGCTGGTGACGTTAAAAGCCTGGCAGGTTTCCGATGCCGTTACCGTGCTGTTGCCACAGCTCAACCCGTATTGCACGATTCTGCTTTTACACAACGGAATGGGCACGCGGGAAGAATTACCGTCGCTACAGCAGCCGCTGGTGCTGGGTATCACCACCCATGCCGCACGACGTGACGCAACCAACGTTGTGCATGTTGCCGCTGGTACAACGCATATCGGCACGTTTAACGGCGACAGCAGCCAGAGTCATCTGGCTGAAGTATTGCACCAGGCCTTGCCTGATGTGGCCTGGCACACCAACATTAGCGCCACCTGCTGGCTGAAGCTGGCGGCTAACTGCGTCATCAATCCACTCACGGTGAAGTATCATTGCACCAATGGCGAGCTTTCTGCGTACCCGGAACTGATTGCGTCGCTTTGTCAGGAAGTGGCCAGCGTCATGGAACGAGAGGGTTTCCATACATCGCGAGATAGCCTGCTGCTCTACGTTAATCAAATTATTCTGAACACCGCAGCAAACACCTCATCAATGTTGCAGGACATCATCGCTCAGCGACATACCGAAATTGACTACATTACCGGGTATTTACTGCACCGTGCGCGTCTCCACGGTCTGACACTCCCCGAAAATGCCCGTCTGTTTGACTACATTAAGCAAAAGGAAAATGATTATGACCGCATCGGCACTGGTGTGTCTGGCACCTGGTAG
- the ispA gene encoding (2E,6E)-farnesyl diphosphate synthase → MTDFSTQLNAHYQRTNRMLGHFIADLPFQSSPLVNAMEYGSLLGGKRLRPFLVYTTGELFGMPLESLDAPAAAVECIHAYSLIHDDLPAMDDDDLRRGQPTCHIKFGEANAILAGDALQTLAFSILADAPMPRVSDRDRLAMISELAHASGVAGMCGGQAFDLEAEGHQVDLAALERIHRHKTGALIRAAVRLGALAAGEAGRNALPHLDRYANAIGLAFQVQDDILDVVGDSATTGKRQGADQQLGKSTYPSLLGLDNARKKAQELYQESLASLDDLVASSSIPLNIAPLQALANFIVERDK, encoded by the coding sequence ATGACCGATTTCAGCACGCAACTGAATGCGCATTACCAACGCACTAACCGTATGTTGGGCCATTTCATCGCCGACCTCCCCTTTCAGAGTAGTCCACTGGTCAATGCGATGGAGTATGGCTCACTCTTAGGGGGCAAACGCCTGCGCCCGTTTCTGGTTTATACTACAGGCGAACTGTTTGGCATGCCGTTAGAGAGCTTGGATGCCCCTGCTGCGGCAGTAGAATGTATCCATGCCTATTCACTGATTCATGACGATCTGCCAGCGATGGACGACGACGATTTACGTCGCGGACAGCCGACCTGCCACATCAAATTTGGCGAAGCCAATGCCATTCTGGCGGGGGATGCACTGCAAACGCTGGCGTTCTCCATTCTGGCCGACGCGCCGATGCCGCGGGTTTCTGACCGAGATCGGCTGGCGATGATCTCAGAATTGGCGCACGCCAGCGGGGTCGCGGGCATGTGCGGTGGACAGGCTTTCGACCTGGAAGCGGAAGGTCATCAGGTCGATCTGGCCGCGTTAGAGCGTATTCACCGCCACAAAACCGGTGCCCTGATTCGCGCAGCAGTCCGACTAGGCGCACTGGCCGCCGGTGAAGCAGGACGCAACGCCTTGCCTCATCTGGATCGCTACGCTAATGCGATTGGGCTCGCCTTTCAGGTTCAGGACGATATTCTCGATGTTGTTGGCGACAGCGCGACAACAGGCAAACGTCAGGGTGCAGACCAACAGTTAGGTAAAAGCACCTATCCCAGCCTACTGGGGTTAGATAACGCACGAAAAAAAGCACAGGAGCTTTATCAGGAATCACTGGCATCGCTGGACGATCTTGTCGCATCCAGCTCGATTCCCCTGAATATTGCCCCACTACAAGCGCTGGCGAATTTCATCGTTGAACGCGATAAGTAA
- the thiI gene encoding tRNA uracil 4-sulfurtransferase ThiI, with protein MKFIIKLFPEITIKSQSVRLRFIKILTGNIRNVLKHYDETLAVVRHWDHIEVRAKDESQRSAIRDALTRIPGIHHILEVEDHAYTDVHNIFEQALALYREQLEGKTFCVRVKRRGKHEFSSQDVERYVGGGLNQHIETARVNLTAPQVTVHLEIEQDRLLLIKGRYEGIGGFPIGTQEDVLSLISGGFDSGVSSYMLMRRGCRVHYCFFNLGGAAHEIGVKQVAHYLWNRFGSSHRVRFIAIDFDPVVGEILEKVDDGQMGVVLKRMMVRAASKIAERYGVQALVTGEALGQVSSQTLTNLRLIDNASDTLILRPLISHDKEHIIKQARELGTEDFAKTMPEYCGVISKSPTVKAVKAKIEAEEGHFDFAILDRVVSEARNIDIREIAEQTKQEVVEVETVASFVSTDVLLDIRAPDEQDDKPLELDQVEIKSLPFYKLGTQFGDLDQSKTYLLYCERGVMSRLQALYLREQGFSNVKVYRP; from the coding sequence ATGAAGTTTATCATTAAATTGTTCCCGGAAATCACCATCAAGAGCCAATCTGTGCGGTTGCGCTTTATCAAGATTCTAACCGGAAACATTCGCAACGTATTAAAACACTATGATGAAACGCTGGCGGTTGTCCGTCACTGGGATCATATCGAAGTTCGGGCCAAAGACGAAAGCCAGCGTTCAGCGATTCGTGATGCGCTGACGAGAATTCCGGGTATTCACCATATTCTGGAAGTTGAAGACCATGCCTACACCGACGTGCACAATATCTTCGAACAGGCGCTGGCGCTGTATCGTGAGCAGCTGGAAGGCAAAACGTTTTGTGTGCGAGTGAAACGCCGCGGTAAGCATGAATTTAGCTCACAGGACGTAGAGCGCTACGTCGGCGGTGGTCTGAACCAGCATATTGAAACGGCGCGAGTTAATCTCACTGCCCCGCAGGTTACTGTGCATTTGGAAATCGAGCAGGACCGTTTGCTGCTGATTAAAGGGCGCTATGAAGGTATCGGTGGCTTCCCGATCGGTACGCAGGAAGATGTGCTGTCGCTGATTTCCGGTGGTTTTGACTCCGGCGTATCCAGCTATATGCTGATGCGTCGCGGGTGTCGCGTGCATTACTGCTTCTTTAACCTTGGCGGTGCAGCACACGAGATTGGTGTGAAACAGGTCGCGCACTATCTGTGGAACCGTTTTGGTAGTTCACACCGGGTGCGTTTTATTGCTATCGACTTCGATCCTGTCGTAGGTGAAATTCTGGAGAAGGTTGACGACGGCCAGATGGGCGTCGTATTGAAGCGCATGATGGTGCGCGCGGCCTCCAAAATTGCTGAGCGTTACGGTGTTCAGGCGCTGGTGACCGGTGAAGCGTTAGGACAGGTTTCCAGCCAGACATTGACCAATCTGCGTTTGATTGATAATGCCTCCGATACTCTGATTCTGCGTCCGCTGATTTCTCATGATAAAGAACACATTATCAAACAGGCTCGTGAACTCGGAACGGAAGATTTCGCCAAAACGATGCCGGAATACTGCGGTGTGATTTCGAAAAGCCCGACGGTGAAGGCGGTAAAAGCGAAGATTGAGGCCGAAGAAGGCCACTTTGATTTTGCTATTCTGGATCGTGTGGTGAGCGAAGCTCGGAATATTGATATCCGCGAGATCGCTGAACAGACCAAACAAGAGGTGGTTGAAGTCGAAACGGTCGCATCGTTTGTCTCAACTGACGTACTGCTGGATATCCGTGCGCCGGATGAACAAGACGATAAACCGCTTGAGTTGGATCAGGTCGAAATCAAATCCTTACCGTTCTACAAGCTGGGTACACAGTTTGGCGATTTGGATCAGAGCAAAACTTACCTGCTTTACTGTGAGCGTGGCGTGATGAGCCGCTTGCAGGCGCTGTACCTGCGTGAGCAAGGTTTCAGCAATGTGAAGGTATATCGCCCGTAA
- the dxs gene encoding 1-deoxy-D-xylulose-5-phosphate synthase, producing the protein MSFDTAKYPTLALVETPDELRLLPKDSLPKLCDELRQYLLDSVSRSSGHFASGLGTVELTVALHYVYNTPFDHLVWDVGHQAYPHKILTGRRDRISTIRQKGGLHPFPWRDESDYDVLSVGHSSTSISAGLGMAVAAEREGKGRRTVCVIGDGAITAGMAFEAMNHAGDIKSDLLVVLNDNEMSISENVGALNNHLAQLLSGKLYASLREGGKKVLSGLPPIKELVKRTEEHLKGMVVPGTLFEELGFNYIGPVDGHDVQALAHTLKNMRNLKGPQLLHIMTKKGKGYAPAEQDPISWHAVPKFDPASGTLPKSKEGAQPTYSKIFGQWLQETAAKDSKLMAITPAMREGSGMVQFSRDYPQQYFDVAIAEQHAVTFAAGLAVGGYHPVVAIYSTFLQRAYDQVIHDVAIQNLPVLFAIDRGGIVGADGQTHQGAFDLSFLRCIPNMIIMTPSDENECRQMLHTGYHYQKGPTAVRYPRGNGTGTELTPLSELPIGKGVVRRQGETIAILNFGTLLPEAQIAAEQLNATLVDMRFVKPLDEALLEELAQSHSTFVTLEENAVMGGAGSGVNEFLMAKRLAVSVLNIGLPDVFIPQGSQEEIRADLGLDAAGIEHRITQWME; encoded by the coding sequence ATGAGTTTTGATACCGCGAAGTACCCTACATTGGCGTTAGTGGAAACACCGGATGAACTTCGACTGTTGCCGAAAGATAGCCTGCCGAAGCTGTGCGATGAGCTGCGCCAATACCTGCTGGACAGCGTCAGCCGTTCAAGTGGCCATTTTGCTTCAGGATTAGGGACGGTTGAATTAACGGTTGCGCTGCATTATGTCTACAACACCCCTTTCGATCATCTGGTGTGGGATGTCGGCCATCAGGCCTACCCGCATAAGATCCTGACGGGCCGTCGCGATCGTATTTCAACGATCCGCCAAAAAGGCGGTTTGCACCCCTTTCCGTGGCGCGATGAAAGCGACTATGACGTATTAAGCGTCGGGCATTCGTCCACCTCAATCAGTGCCGGGCTGGGTATGGCCGTTGCTGCCGAGCGTGAAGGCAAAGGCCGTCGTACCGTTTGTGTAATCGGTGATGGCGCAATTACCGCAGGCATGGCCTTTGAGGCGATGAACCACGCGGGTGACATCAAATCCGATCTGCTGGTTGTGCTGAACGACAATGAAATGTCAATTTCGGAAAACGTCGGCGCATTGAACAATCATCTGGCACAGCTGCTGTCCGGCAAGCTCTATGCCAGCCTGCGCGAAGGCGGCAAAAAGGTCTTATCTGGCCTGCCGCCTATCAAAGAGCTGGTGAAACGCACCGAAGAGCATCTTAAAGGCATGGTCGTGCCAGGTACGCTATTTGAGGAGCTGGGGTTTAATTATATTGGCCCGGTCGACGGCCATGACGTTCAGGCGCTGGCGCATACGTTGAAAAACATGCGCAACCTGAAAGGCCCGCAGCTCCTGCATATCATGACGAAAAAAGGCAAAGGCTACGCCCCTGCCGAACAGGATCCGATCAGTTGGCACGCGGTGCCAAAATTCGATCCGGCCAGCGGTACCTTGCCGAAAAGCAAGGAAGGCGCTCAGCCTACCTATTCCAAAATCTTCGGTCAATGGCTACAGGAAACGGCAGCCAAAGACAGCAAGCTCATGGCGATCACGCCGGCGATGCGCGAGGGCTCGGGTATGGTGCAATTCTCCCGCGACTATCCGCAGCAATATTTTGACGTAGCAATCGCCGAACAACATGCCGTCACGTTTGCTGCCGGTCTGGCTGTCGGTGGTTATCATCCGGTTGTCGCCATTTACTCCACTTTCCTGCAACGTGCCTACGATCAGGTTATCCACGATGTGGCGATCCAGAACCTACCGGTTCTGTTTGCTATCGATCGCGGCGGTATTGTGGGTGCGGATGGGCAAACGCATCAGGGGGCGTTCGATCTCTCTTTCTTACGCTGTATCCCGAACATGATCATCATGACGCCCAGCGATGAAAATGAGTGTCGTCAGATGCTGCACACGGGCTATCACTACCAGAAAGGCCCAACAGCGGTGCGCTACCCGCGAGGAAACGGTACGGGTACGGAATTGACGCCACTATCAGAACTGCCAATCGGTAAAGGCGTGGTGCGTCGTCAGGGCGAAACGATCGCGATTCTGAATTTCGGTACGCTTCTGCCAGAAGCACAGATTGCGGCAGAGCAGTTAAACGCCACCCTCGTCGATATGCGTTTTGTGAAGCCACTGGATGAAGCGTTACTGGAGGAGTTGGCACAGTCTCACAGCACGTTTGTGACGCTGGAAGAGAATGCGGTCATGGGCGGTGCGGGAAGCGGTGTGAATGAATTCCTGATGGCAAAACGCCTTGCCGTCTCGGTCCTGAACATTGGGCTACCGGACGTCTTTATTCCGCAAGGTTCTCAGGAAGAAATCCGTGCCGATCTGGGTCTGGATGCCGCTGGCATCGAGCACAGAATCACGCAGTGGATGGAATAA
- a CDS encoding cytochrome o ubiquinol oxidase subunit IV, with protein sequence MSHSTTDHSGASHGSVKSYVIGFVLSVILTVIPFSMVMNGTASHSAILFTVVGCAVVQILVHLVYFLHLNTSSEERWNVVALVFAVLIIAIVVVGSIWIMMSAHHNMMIQ encoded by the coding sequence ATGAGTCATTCAACAACCGATCATTCAGGTGCCAGCCACGGTAGCGTTAAGTCATACGTGATAGGTTTTGTGCTGTCAGTCATTTTGACCGTCATTCCTTTCAGTATGGTCATGAACGGCACTGCGTCGCATAGCGCCATTCTTTTCACGGTGGTGGGATGCGCAGTGGTTCAAATTCTGGTGCATCTGGTGTACTTCCTGCACCTGAATACGTCCTCAGAAGAGCGCTGGAACGTGGTGGCTCTTGTGTTTGCCGTCCTGATTATCGCCATTGTCGTCGTGGGCTCCATCTGGATTATGATGAGCGCACACCACAATATGATGATCCAGTAA